AGCGCTATGGATTGCCTTGCTGGTGAACTTGACTTTATTTGTAGTGGAGCTGATCGGTGGTGCATATGCACATTCATCGGCCTTGTGGGCAGACGCGCTAGATTTCTTTGGAGATGCGGTCAATTACGGAATTTCTTTGGCTGTACTCGGTGCGAGTCTGTATTGGCGGGCAACAGTCGCTTTGGTGAAGGGAATGACCATGGCATTGTTTGGTCTGGTGGTTATTGGCAAAGTGATTTACGCCTATCTGCAAGGCATTCCACCTGAAGCACTGACAATGGGCCTGATTGGCGTGCTGGCCCTAGTGGCAAATGTTTTTACAGCAGCCATTCTTTATGCTTTTCGTGAGGGGGATTCCAATATGCGGTCGGTCTGGCTCTGTAGTCGCAATGATGCAATTGGCAACTT
The nucleotide sequence above comes from Acinetobacter lwoffii. Encoded proteins:
- a CDS encoding cation transporter, which gives rise to MACSCSPEPAPIKPNSKFRTALWIALLVNLTLFVVELIGGAYAHSSALWADALDFFGDAVNYGISLAVLGASLYWRATVALVKGMTMALFGLVVIGKVIYAYLQGIPPEALTMGLIGVLALVANVFTAAILYAFREGDSNMRSVWLCSRNDAIGNFAVILAAVGVFGTGSLWPDIIVAVIIATLGITSGYQVIKQSLEERSLKHKSS